Part of the Ziziphus jujuba cultivar Dongzao chromosome 8, ASM3175591v1 genome is shown below.
CATTTTTGCTGAATTTTGTAAGAATGTATTATATAGTTCTATGTCAACTATGATGATGGATTttgatgttcatttaacaaagataatgaTGGATTTGAAAAAGTGGCATTTTTATTAGGATTCATTTTTGCACAATCCCTTTAGGTGCAGATCGGTACCAGCATCTgaaaaattttttgtttgtcaGAAAAAATTCCTCCTGTCGAAAATCAAATTCCgtctgttggaaaaaattttctCCTGTCAGAATTGAATTTCCTCCAGTCAAAAAATCATTTCCAATagaagaataaattaatattggggttaaaaaaatgaaaatgaaagtgAAGATAAAATATGTCAtgtattccaaaaaaaaaaaaaattattaaactagAGTTTCTAAATACGTACTACACTATTATCAAAACATTACCATCGAGtagaatatatatctataatacaaaaaaattcattttcgtCTATTTCAATAGAATTAAAAAtgtcatcctctaactctgattttatgCATATTTTACCAACGGAAACCATTAGATTTCTACCATTTTGATACTCCTAATGACAACCATTATTTTGCACCAATGTTCCATCGTATAAAatcgcaattacaatatcatcactattcattttactacaaaattaaataaataacattaaactaaattaataaatatataaaaatataaataatactaaacaaatatattaacaatCTCAAAAAAACCAATTCTGTTTTTTTTCCACCAAATATATTGTTTTCCCACTGGTGAAAAACTAGtagaaaactgacaaactggtgAAAAATAacagaagttcatcttttttatcaattttcctccgttttactgtttttcgtgatttttcagttttatataaattttcttccatttttacaCCATGTGTCACCtaaatatctttaaactcaAACATAATagctcataaactaatttattacatatatatattaaaaaaaatcttaaaaaatacaaaactaagaAAATACAAGGTGGGCACATTAGTACAATGTTTCATgtgaaaatacaagaaaaacagaaaattttTATCTGAATTTATCTTTAAAGgtgaaaaaatacaagaaaaagagagtgagaggagatgagatgcCAAGGACAACAAGAGGGCtgttaaagaatttttttttaaaaggtgaACGGGTGtttagaggaaaaaggaaagggtaAGACATAtttcgtaattttcaatttagtaaAAGGTAGTTTTATCACAAGTTGACtagttttttttcaaaaaatttcttttgctatttttcaaatcTTAATTTGTACGgtagctatttttcaaaaaaagaccTCCAAATTAAATCTCTCACCTTCAAGAGCACATAAGGAAATTAGCAAAGGAATTTTGACCTACATTTcttcataaataatttgttttccaTGTGGTTTTATAcatgtctttatttttttttcattttttattcaaaaaatggaataaaaaataattaaaaactatgAACTAAAAGGACTTGTTTTATAAagaaatgaactaaaaaaaggTGTTATATTgccatttgaatttttatttttatgtcattttagtgtaaatttttagttttttaataaatatgataaaattggGTTATAATTATCAGTTAAAAacgaagaaaaatataataaaactgtTCTAATAGAATGCCGTTAGTTGTATatgattaatttcataaaatttatttatcgaaaataactaatcaaattaaatgatataaaaataatattaaagatagtaatataatactttttgaaattgaaatagtaaagtgttatatatatatatttttttttgctatgccCCCAGACATTTCTTGTCCTCCGCTAAACTCGAAGTCAGCGTATTAAGCGTAGGTGGTGATGCTCATATAGTTCTAAGGATTAAGTATATTTAACctaaaaatgtattaaaaaatcACATTTTGATAGATATGGGTGACTGCATTTGTGTTATTATTCTTGTATAATTTAACCTGAGACCGTACGTCATTTATAATACAccttttttgtaaataaatatatagtttggGTGGAAAATTgaccatgtatatataatatattgctGAATATTAAATAAACATGAAAAAGACAAACGAACTGAGACAGACTTAATTAACCACATATACCATGAGAGGtctgtcttttttattttttattttttgggtaaatcatGAGAGATATCTCTTGCTAAAGCAACCTTTTACCATTCATCAATTAGAGTAGACATTGATTAACTTATTTTTCGTATGTAATTTCCATATactattttattaattccatcattcaccaaaaagggaaaaataaaaaataaaaaaaatgagacCACGACGTGAGGATAAAATAAAGATCggattgtattttttattagtgttattattattattattatttttaaacatgctAATGAATGTTTTGACTTGTGATCATATGGACTCCGCTTCTATTAATTGATAACGTACTGTTTGCTTTGGCTTTTCATTGGTTTCGAACCTAGCTACCCAATTAGTACTCCAATCTCTTTCTCCTATCTTATTAATGCCCAGCTAAATAgtgcatataaataaataattgaagaaaAGCACCTTTTAGGGGACAGATTGAATCAAAATAATGCATAAACATGAGGAAAAGGAAAATCTAGGAAAATGAAAGCTGCTTAATTTGACTAAAATATTAGGATGGCTCGCtcagccacaaaaaaaaaaaaaaaaaaaaaaaaaaaaaaaaaaaagtcactaaTAAGCTCTCTTaatttagccttttttttttttttttaagttatatcAAATTTCTCTTCAGTTAATATTACTTGTAATGAAAATTCTGATTCCTGGAAAATTTGTCAAGAAGTAGGGTTTTGAGCTGCAAATGAACACTGCCATTCCTATATTATTTCATTTCTTGTCATTTCATTTTGAGACAGTTATTCTTCTCTCTTTTAAGATTTTACTTTTTACTTCGCCATTTTTCATCTCTTGAAGATTGTAGTTGTTTGCAGGTATCTAAAGATTGGACCTGGTAATCTTGAGAAGGATGTGGAGGGGAGGTTCAGTTATGTGCTAAGCATAGAGGATATTGAAAATGCTGTGCTTGGAGGtggaaattttaattctttggttTGCTTTGCTAAATTTGTCAAGCTGCATGAGAGATCAGAGATCCTGATTGACTAATAATTGTTGATGAACTCAGTTGCAATGTGAGTAGATAATTTTTTGATCCCTCCAATGCCCACTGATGGTATAACTTGAAGTTCTGCTTTAGGTCTATTCatgtaatatttatatctttaattatgttgtcataattaatcatttttatttcgGATTATGCTTGAAAATTTCTAGAATAATCAGGCAAATAACACAATGGCAATGCAGTTCAGAAGTGGAACTACTTATATAACTATTTACTTATCAATTTACAATGTTCCTTTTGATATTAGGATGGCCTACGCAGCCAATTCCATTACATGACAAGGaatattatcatatttgatATTTCCACATCCTTTTCTTGGCCTGCACTAAGTAGCATGTGCTATTATTGCTATTCATCTCCATAAGGTTTCCTCACTATCAGTGATGAGGCTACTTGAGAAGTAGCGTCAGTATCAATGTGACTCAGCAGACTGGAAATGAGACCAGTATTCCTTCACCAGCTTTCCAAAGAGCGAGCCTTCAGTCTTCATTAACTTCGTTGGCTCATCATACTCCACAAGTTGCCctgaaaaaatttatttaaaaaaaaaaaaaaaaagtaaataaacataaatattttaaaatactcATAAATTTAAGAACATCTCTAATAGTACTTTTCATTTCCGTTCCTAATTTCATTGTCAATGGTTgtaaatttagataatataaCCAAATAATAATGCATTTAACCTTAATACATTTAGCAAATCAAAACTTCACTTTTATATTCTCAAGTCAAAACAGGAATGTCTTTAAGCACATTTCTTAACCCATTTACACTAAAAAATAAGGAGTTACTATACAAAAATGAAAAGTGTTTGTTGGAGAAGCTTTAATATCAGCATTGTTATAagcatataataaaagataaagttGCAAAGATAATGTATGCTTTAGATTAGCACCAGAGCAACCGTACTCACCATCACTAATGGCAAGAACCATAGTGCAATCCATCACAGTTGGTATTCGGTGAGCTACTGTGATTACAGTACAATCTGCAAATTCAGTTCGGATGGTTTTCTGCAGAATCATATCGGTTGCGTTATCGATCGATGCAGTTGCCTCATCAAGGACCAGTATCCGACTTCTCCTCAGAAGGGCACGCCCCAAACAGAACAATTGCCTTTGTCCCATGCTCCAATTTGATCCATCATCCACAACTGAAGAACAATTAGTCATGGGTTAGAATCAGAAGCACAAATGCATCGCAGGTACAAAACGTCAATAAAACATAGATTACCTAAGGAATCTAGCCCATTTTCTTTCTCCTGAACAGCCTCCCGAAGCTGACACTTTCCAAGCACCTTTAAGATCACAAACAGTTATACCCCCATCAATTCACTTgtacaaaaaaatgaagaaataagcCAAGAAGATCATCTTGTATTAAAGAATTACCTCCCATATTTCCCGGTCAGAATGTTGAGATAAGGGATCCAAATTGTATCTCACGGTCCCATTGAAAAGAGTAGGATCTTGAGGTATAATTGCAAAACGCGACCTCAGATCATGAAGTCCAATTGTAGAGATGTCAATCCCATCTACTACAATCTTCCCTCCAGCAGGCTCCACCAGACGGAACAGAGCACCTATTAGAGTTGTCTTCCCACTGCCTGTTCGACCAACTATACCAATCTTGTGCCCTCCAACAATTGTGCAACTGATCCCGCGAAGAACAAGTGGCGTATTTGGTCTATACCTTATCTGTTTTGTTACATCAATTTTCACATTTCTGAGTGCACTTCAACTTCTAAGTTTCATGAAGTTTTTAACATTGTGCAAAACATATTTTACCTGCAAATGTTGTATCTCTACTTTGCCCACAGCAGGCCAATTTGGTGGGGGACGATTTTCTTCAATGACTTCAGGGGCTTCACTAGGTATGTACATGTATTGATTCAACCTTTCTACTGAAATTATGTAATTTGCAAGAGTGCACTGGTTCTGAATTGAAAAGACAAGCGACATGTTCAACGAAAGACCATAAGAAAGTGCCATTCCGATGAATCCTGCAGCGACACAAGTAATTGTCATTCTCCAAAATACACAGCCAAAGGTAGTCCTAATAAATAGCATGCAATACGGTACTAAAAGTGACAACTTTAGATACTAACCGGAGCTGAAAGTATCAGGAGGAAGCAGGACCATGCAGAGTGCTGCAGATGCCAGAACTGTTGCACTGAGCGTTTCCAGCCTCTGAATCAACCACTCATTTGCTGCAAAACTGTGAAAAAATGGGCTGGCATTTACGTCAATGAGCTCTAGGTTCTTTGTGAAGAACCGTTCTTCCACCTCAAATGCTCTAATTGTTACAACTCCTGCTACAGACTCAGCAAGATGGTTTGCTACCAAGGACTTGGTTGTGCCATTGATCCGCATCAACTCTTTTGCAGTGGAAAAATAATATCTCTGCAGATAGAAGGATGATATCCTATCAAATTTTTTCATGTATAGGGATACGCTAAGGTAAcataatgtaaaaataattattcattatttttttaaaaaactccATATCATTTTAATCTTTCCTCTGGCATGTTTAATCCAAATAGGTACTAGGGAGTCTGAAGCACAGAATCATGCACAATATTTCTATATTTCCTCCCCAACAATATCCAACACTCTTCCTCAAATCACTTGGCATGCTTTTACATCCTGCGAGTGGCAAATCATGTAAGAAATGTGTATAACCTTACCTGTAATCGCAAAGCCAAATAAATTGTTGGTATCGAGACAAACAACACTTGCCAGGTGATAACAGCCAGCACTCCGAGATTGGAAAGAGCATTCACAGAGGCTCCAACAGCAAAGATTAAGCTAAATGGGATATCAATATCAACAATACTCAGATCAGATGAAACCTGCAGATGAGCGAGCAATAAATGTAAGTATTAGTTTTATGTAAATCATCTTCTATTGTATTGTAAGCCATAATCATATTTTGAGTCTCTGATGCATACCCGACTAAGTATCCTCCCCAACGGCGTGGAGTCATAAAAGGACATAGGTGCACGGAAAAGGGAGTTTAGAAGTTGTGAAAATAAAGACTTGGATGATTGAACACCCAAAACAACCACACAAAGAGATCTAATAAGCAAAAAAATTGTTGAGAAAACTCCTATCACCAAATAAACCATGATCAGCTGTGATGAGCTAACATGAGGATTATCAACATTAGCAGCCATCCAAGAGTTCTGTGCTATCTGACCAATCACAAATGTAAGGTGACTAAGCATGGCAATGGAAAAGTACAAGAACCCTTTGTTCTGACTTAGATATTGTATGTAAGGCTTTAATCCCATGTctccttcttctctttcttcctGCTTTATCAATTGATCACCTTTTGATGGTTTTAATAGATTCTCTACGTAACTCTTTCGGATCTCCTTAGCCGAAGATGTCTCATGATTTCGGGCAGGATTGATGTCTTCAAGCCTTTCAGAACCAGCAGTCTCTTTGTGTGCATTGACAAGGTCTTGAAATTCTGGGCTCAAGGACAACAGCTGATGGTAAGGAGCTGCTCTTAGGATTTCCCCATCAGACATCAACTGCCAGCAAAATCAGTTATAGTTAACAACTGACAAAATAAATCAATGGCAACAAAATCAGTTATTGTTAACAACTGATAAAACATATCAATGGTAACTTATAAAAATGGCCTAGTTCATAAATCAAGATCAACTTCAATTAGCACTTCATGCAAACACAGAGACCAGCTGGTATCACTATGAACTTACATTGTGAACGTAGTAAAATACTGTAGTTCCACCAAGAACATCACATGAGCATATTCATAAACCAGAatatccttcttcttcttcttcttcattttctatttattttttattttttattttttatcattttacctTTTAGGAATGGTTCCTGGATGTCCACATATTCAAAGATTGTTTTAAAGTGTAAGCATGGAGTCTTTAAAAGTTTCTCTAGTTGAGGTCAGTTATCAGGTTAGTCTTTGTAACGGAAAAAAGTTGCTGGAGCATTATCACTAAAAACGAAGTTTTTGTTTGACTTAGATGAGGGCCAAATATGTGTTGTATCCATTGTTATCATGCGAAAAATTCTTCAGCAAGTcaatagcaaaataaaaaatctcttaTGGTTTAATGTCAGATTTCTTGCCAACTATTAAGACAACAAAGCGAAAAGGCACCTAAAATAGCATGAAAGAAAACAACTTCCTCAATAGCCGTGCAGACAAAGGGAGAATTTCATCCTTCTGTATTTCATCTCttgagaaattttaaaaacacaaCTACAAGCCAGATGCATGACAGCCAGAGAGACATCATGAAAATCAAACGACTCATGCAGGAGCAATTTCATGGAAGTGAAATTAGACTAACCAAAACAGAATCAAATGCAGGAAGGAAATCAACTTGATGGGTCACAAGTAGGACTGTCTTCCCCAGGAGTGCTTCCATTACATATTCCTGCCAAAGGGGTAAGTAACCTTCAATTGAAAGCtagaaataaaccaaaaaagacTATTCTAATGTCAGGAAAGGTGCGATTATTACATTAAATAAGCTTGTAGCAGTATGTGCATCAACAGCACTGAATGGATCATCCAAGAGATATATATCAGCATTCTGATAAAGTGCACGTGCTAGTTGGATTCGCTGCTTCTGACCACCACTCAAATTTACTCCTCTCTCCCCTATTTCAGTTAGATCGCCATAAGGAAGCAAGTGAAGGTCCTTTACAAGTGAACATCTCTCAAGTGTTTCATGGTATCTTTGACTATCCATGGCAGAGCCAAATAAAATGTTGTCCTGTATTGTTCCCGTCTGGATCCATGCTGTCTGAGAAACATAGGCAATCTTCCCATAAACTTGAATCTGAAAGTCAGTAAAAAGAGTATTAGGTTATGAGATAAATCTTTACTTCTTTAAGGATGGAATGGGAATAGGCTGACCCCATAATTAAGACCGCAGGACGCAAGATAAACTGTACTTGTATATTGCTattatgaaaaaagaaacagGACAGACGGTAAGAACATACATTTCCCTTAACATTTGGAACTTCTCCAAGAATTGCTGCTAGAAGGGTTGATTTTCCTGAGCCAACTTCCCCACATACAGCCACCTTTTCGCCACGTCCGACCTGCAAATTAATGTTTCTGAGTGTGGGCTTTGCTAAATTCTCTTCCCATGAAAAAGCTGCTGACTTGATAGTAACAGTGTGATTCACAATCTCGGAATTGAACTTCTTCCGGAGTCTCGAAGTTTGTAGCTCTGGTGCATCAAGGAATTTTACAATACGTGCAAATGAAACCTTTGCTTGAATAATCACCCCTATAACATCAGGGATAGATCTAATTGGGTCCTGAACAAGGCGCAAAGTTGCCACAAAAGTGAAAACATTATTCGCATGCAGGGGAACTTTTAGGAAATAACATGCTCCGAAAGTTGCAGCAGAGACCAAAATAGGGGATGTCCAAAAGAGAAACGTATTATAAGCTTTTCTTAACTGAACGGAAGATAACCATTTATACTCCACATTCCTTAATTTTTCTATCGCATTCTTGAAATGGGTTTCCCAAGCATATAATTTCAAAACCTTCATGTTCACTAGAGCCTCAGAACTAGTCTTCAGTCTATCATCCTGCGCCACCATAAGCTTAGTCTGAAACTTATGTTGCAGCTTGGCGAGAGGTGCATTGCAAATCACAGTGAGAATTATCACCACCAGGGCTGCAATTGTAGCTAGCCCAACTGCTCGATAAAGAATTACCAATGAGATACAGAGCTGAAGACTAGTCGTCCAAGTTTGATGGAACCAGAATGGGAATTCTCCAATCCTATAGGCATCCACAGTCACATAATTCATAATCTCACCATTGGAGTGCGTCAACCTAGCAGCATTAGATAATCGCAGTTGCTTCTTATATATGGCTGCTGTGAGCAAAGACCTCACTTTCATGCCAATCAATCTGGTTCTGAAGTACCACTGCCTTTGTGATAAAGATTCAATGAATTTAGTAAGGAAAAGTGTTATGGCCAATACATAACCTTCATACTTGAAACTCTCGTTTCCCTCAGCAACCAAAATGAAGGCATTGAGTAGCAGAGGACCAGCCGAGACAGTGATTATCTTTAGCAAGGCAAAGAATCCAGACACCAAAATCTCTTTCAAGTGGCACAAAATTATAATCTTCAAAATCGATGGCTGAGAAGAAGGATGAGTCCGTTTTTGTTTGTCCAGTTTGTCCAAGAACAACAAATAACAACTTTCAGCTCTATCTGCTTCACTCAACTTGGGTATATCTTCATCCTCGAGAGTTTTCTCCCTTCCCCTTTTCATCAATGGATTCAACCACCAGAATGAAAATCTACTGAGAGTTCCAGCTTTGTCAAAGGAAGTAACTGGATCACTTTTACTGATGGCATTAGTCTCGCTATTCAAAGGTGCATAAAGACCATTCTGAATGCCACTTTCATCACTCTCTTCATTTCTGTAACCTCTATAAGCACATAGCATCAGCAATATTGCTCCTGGAAAAGACAAGACATCTAAAGCTATCTTTGCTGATACCTTTTGGCTTAAAATGGCGGCAAACAGAGATAGAACACAGACAAATCCAGAAAACAAGAAGGCAAGAATAGACAAGAGCCGTACTGGTGACTTTGGGAGGTGTTTGACCCGGATACTCACTGTTAAACCAACAGACAACCATGTTATCCCTTGAAATATAGTTGACAACCACAAGCTCAAAGGCAAAGCAGTCTGGGTTTCCCTCAACTGCTCTTCTAAAATCCAGATGCCGAAGAACAAGTACACCAATCCAACACAGCTGTTGAAAATGGCAGAGACAATCTGCAAAACGGAAAAACCTTGAAACCGGGGTGGAATATGAACATTTCTGGACCAGGACTTCTGAATCATCGTGAAGATGAGCATGACCAAAAGCAGAGCATCAAAGCAAATGATCAATGCGTGGTTGATGCAAGATGAAGGATGACCCAAAAACCCAAGTTTAGAACTGCATGGATTACTTCCTGTAGAGTCTGAACAATCAGATTCCGTACAAAACACAGTCCATAGTTCCTCCATGATGTTTTatcactttttcttttaaatcttCAAAGCCTGTACAGCATTTGAAGAAAaactttaaataagaaaaacactTTGCCAACTACAATTCTTGCCAACTACAATTCTTGCTTgtgtttcaaataaaaaaatggggaaagcttaaaaagaagagaaaagaaaaaaaaacaatgaagtGCAGATACCACGACTCTCATGATTGGAGCAGGTGGCACAAAAAGGGAATACCTCACGATGAAGGTTGTCTGCcagtgatttttcttttttttgtgttttttaatcAGAACTATGCAAGGATTCCGTGAATACAGAGACTCTTAATGAAAAAGCACTTCATTTTTTAAAGGGAAACCAAATCCAATACCTGAATAGGCCTAAGAACAGAATGTCCCTATCTTAGGCCTCAGCCAATATACTTCCCTCAGAAGCACCCAAACAAATATGTTCGCTACAAACAATCTAAATTGGCGTTTAGCCCTCTGAGCCAAAAAcacagagaaaaaagaaagaagaaaacaaaagagaatGGAGAGTttcagagagagacagagaattttttattagaaaaaacaaaaagtaaaccgTCTTAAACATAAAGAAACGTTACATTAGAATATTTCATCAAAATCCCCATTACATtagaaaaagagggaaaaaaaaaatgtaagacgaatgtaaaatactataaaaagaatcgaaaaaaaaaaaaaaaaagaggaagcattcaaatcaaattaaacaaCTAACAGCCATATCcgtacatataataataataattacaaagaCTGTTTGAAAAGACcaaaacaattatttaataGAGTCGGACAAAAAGACTAACCAGTATCAAATGGTAAATGGTCGTCGGGAGTAAAAAATGCGTGGCCACCAAACCAGCAGTtaaaaagggccaaaaaaaaaataataaaataaaataaaaaaaacccagaaattgtattaaaattaattaaaattgtgaCGTTTCCTGATAAGTCCTAAGAAGGTCAGAGGAGTTCCATTGGTGGTAAGGTTTTGGCTGTCACATGGGGGAAGGAGTGGCCTTATGAGCAGGTTTACGCGGCCATGGCCGAATTATGTGCGAGTTCGTCATGGCTCAcgtctctctctccctctctctatcACACACGGACTCACTGACTTCATTTCGACACGTGgcctttctcttcttcttttttccttgcaTGGATCTTCCTTCCATTCTCAGCCGtatgatttttggattttttttttttttttaactacccGGTTTTAACTTTTTCCACCCACGCGCCGTTTCTTTGTCCGTTGGCCGCGCGTCTCgtttaatacaaaattatattttatagtaGTGGTGGTCTTGATCTGTCTCTGCCATGCCAGAGTATGAAAGCTTCTTTATACGTGCATTGCATTTTATCAGCTTTTTCTAATATCAAAAGATGgacattaaaaaattcaaatatttgtttctctctctctctttttttttttgggcataaattttgtttctgtcattttcaataaaaaaaatatattaaataaattctaatttttattttagtataaaaTTAGGTGCAAGTTTTTCTGTTATTGTTGAATTAAAAGGCCGTGTTTTTCTCATGGCACTCACAgagctaattatatatatagtatacgGAAATTACATACTAAAAGTATTGATAtatgattataataatatagatcttttgatgaaatatataattattaggaTAGTATACTTATATTCAAATGTTTTTGTTCACACCtgcacttaaaaaaattatggctGGGAATTAACCCTTCCTTCTAGAATAAAAAATAGGGGtgaaaatggattttattattttcttataaattctACTGAAAGGAATTTCCCccaatatcaattatttattatctattttttaaaaatattgttttttaataatttaaatttaatgctaGTGTTGTTTTAAACTAAATGgttcaattataataaaaatattaaaaattacacAAACATATATAGCTTGAATTTGCTTaggtttggattaaaatttatttaaaccgAATCCAACTatggattaaaaataaaataaaatcagatttGGTTCGATCGGTATGAATCAGTTTATGTCCACCCTATTGGAAAAGTTATTTTAAACTTGTTATAAAACGAATATCATTGTTTACTTGTgtgattaaattatatattaattaatacagTCTTCAGGTCTCACGTTCAAATTATATATGAGCTCAGCTAGCAGAAATCACACCCCGGTTGACAAAGTAGGAAaggaattattaaattaattcatGGAATAAGATAAATCAAACACTCGCAActtgagtatttttattttattttattttcctgctTTGAGATCTTCTTTCTGTAATTTAatgcttatttatttgtttgttttgtgattgagatttattattattattattattattttcttggatAACTTGTGATTgtgaagttttttttatttattattattattttttaaatttgtggttgtgaaGTTGTGAACCAGATGGAATGGAGCCTGCCTGGATAACGATTCTTCATTTATTGTTGTGCCTAGAAGTACATGAAGTCtctattattttttgggggaGAGCATAGTCAAAGTACATAATACAGATGCAgttgcttttcatttttttttttttttttggctgaacaATGAGTTAGTTATTTTAATAGTTGGCCTCACGGCCAATCTCTTGTAGAACAGAATCCACAAAAGCAAGAGGCATTACCGCAAGGTCTGTGACCCAGAAACCCAGAAACAGAGTTCTCAAAGCCCCAATCACAGACACAGTGAGCATGGTTAC
Proteins encoded:
- the LOC107414544 gene encoding ABC transporter C family member 10, yielding MEELWTVFCTESDCSDSTGSNPCSSKLGFLGHPSSCINHALIICFDALLLVMLIFTMIQKSWSRNVHIPPRFQGFSVLQIVSAIFNSCVGLVYLFFGIWILEEQLRETQTALPLSLWLSTIFQGITWLSVGLTVSIRVKHLPKSPVRLLSILAFLFSGFVCVLSLFAAILSQKVSAKIALDVLSFPGAILLMLCAYRGYRNEESDESGIQNGLYAPLNSETNAISKSDPVTSFDKAGTLSRFSFWWLNPLMKRGREKTLEDEDIPKLSEADRAESCYLLFLDKLDKQKRTHPSSQPSILKIIILCHLKEILVSGFFALLKIITVSAGPLLLNAFILVAEGNESFKYEGYVLAITLFLTKFIESLSQRQWYFRTRLIGMKVRSLLTAAIYKKQLRLSNAARLTHSNGEIMNYVTVDAYRIGEFPFWFHQTWTTSLQLCISLVILYRAVGLATIAALVVIILTVICNAPLAKLQHKFQTKLMVAQDDRLKTSSEALVNMKVLKLYAWETHFKNAIEKLRNVEYKWLSSVQLRKAYNTFLFWTSPILVSAATFGACYFLKVPLHANNVFTFVATLRLVQDPIRSIPDVIGVIIQAKVSFARIVKFLDAPELQTSRLRKKFNSEIVNHTVTIKSAAFSWEENLAKPTLRNINLQVGRGEKVAVCGEVGSGKSTLLAAILGEVPNVKGNIQVYGKIAYVSQTAWIQTGTIQDNILFGSAMDSQRYHETLERCSLVKDLHLLPYGDLTEIGERGVNLSGGQKQRIQLARALYQNADIYLLDDPFSAVDAHTATSLFNEYVMEALLGKTVLLVTHQVDFLPAFDSVLLMSDGEILRAAPYHQLLSLSPEFQDLVNAHKETAGSERLEDINPARNHETSSAKEIRKSYVENLLKPSKGDQLIKQEEREEGDMGLKPYIQYLSQNKGFLYFSIAMLSHLTFVIGQIAQNSWMAANVDNPHVSSSQLIMVYLVIGVFSTIFLLIRSLCVVVLGVQSSKSLFSQLLNSLFRAPMSFYDSTPLGRILSRVSSDLSIVDIDIPFSLIFAVGASVNALSNLGVLAVITWQVLFVSIPTIYLALRLQRYYFSTAKELMRINGTTKSLVANHLAESVAGVVTIRAFEVEERFFTKNLELIDVNASPFFHSFAANEWLIQRLETLSATVLASAALCMVLLPPDTFSSGFIGMALSYGLSLNMSLVFSIQNQCTLANYIISVERLNQYMYIPSEAPEVIEENRPPPNWPAVGKVEIQHLQIRYRPNTPLVLRGISCTIVGGHKIGIVGRTGSGKTTLIGALFRLVEPAGGKIVVDGIDISTIGLHDLRSRFAIIPQDPTLFNGTVRYNLDPLSQHSDREIWEVLGKCQLREAVQEKENGLDSLVVDDGSNWSMGQRQLFCLGRALLRRSRILVLDEATASIDNATDMILQKTIRTEFADCTVITVAHRIPTVMDCTMVLAISDGQLVEYDEPTKLMKTEGSLFGKLVKEYWSHFQSAESH